GTAGTTACTAGGCATGAATGCAGCCCATACCAATTGAAATAGCTAATAACAAGCCTTAAAGTAACTTTCGTCTGCTGCCACATTTTCCCAAACTTGTTCTGTCGTCGATGCCAACGACCAGTTTGTTGGCGAAGGATGCCGTTGGTACGCTCCAATCGTGGCGTCAAGGCTTTGCTAATATAGTGGTCAACTTCAGAAGGCAAAACGCGCCCATATCCTTGCCAACCATCCGTGCCCCATTCTTTGCAGTCGGTCTTACCTTCAGTAGTGCTGATCAATTCCTGTGCCAACTCGTCGGTATGCTTGCCCCCACGACCGCAGAGGATCAAGCCACTCAACTGAGCTAAGCTTAATGCTATCCAGCAATCTCCGGCAACGAGTTCTTCAGGCAAGCAGTGATGAATGTTTTTTTCCACAAACGACCACAATTCATCAGCAGCAATAGCATCCGTGTCTACATCTTGAACCTCGGCATTGTGTACCATTTGCGCTTTCTCTGCTGCTGCTTGCACAATACTGACGACTGTCTCGTAGGCTAAACCACTTATCCGACTGATGCCGCGTAAACTACTGCCTTCTGCATGGGCTTGCAGCACAATCCGCACTTCTTCTTTGCTTACTTGGCGACGATAGTAGAGCGTGTCGAAGGTATCAGTAAAGGTTTGTTGGCATTTGTGACAGAAATAGCGTTGACTACCTTTACTCGTCAAACCATGTTTATGCGGTTTCTCATACCCACACAGAGGACATTTCATTTCACTGTTCAAGAGCGAGTACACCTTGTTCAGTCTAGCAGTCCCACACTTCTATCCTGCACGACCATTCGTTTTCTTGCGTACATAACTCCACAATTCAGTCATGTGGATTGTCAAG
This window of the Chroococcidiopsis sp. CCMEE 29 genome carries:
- a CDS encoding IS1 family transposase: MKCPLCGYEKPHKHGLTSKGSQRYFCHKCQQTFTDTFDTLYYRRQVSKEEVRIVLQAHAEGSSLRGISRISGLAYETVVSIVQAAAEKAQMVHNAEVQDVDTDAIAADELWSFVEKNIHHCLPEELVAGDCWIALSLAQLSGLILCGRGGKHTDELAQELISTTEGKTDCKEWGTDGWQGYGRVLPSEVDHYISKALTPRLERTNGILRQQTGRWHRRQNKFGKMWQQTKVTLRLVISYFNWYGLHSCLVTTAAQRAELADCPWTWNDIATYPTLL